The nucleotide window CATTGAAAGAAATGTGTTTTCTCTTGCCATGCATTATGCTTCATATCTTGGGCCAAGTAAAAAaggaaacatgtttagcgtccaggtttcacaaaaaaaaaggaaggaggaggggctttttactttttatttcaaaatgtccaccATTCTTTTCCAAATGTCAAATATTCGTCGTTTTTgtcaagttgtttttttctactgcctaaacacacaatacataaatgaaacattttggtgaAGACATTCAGACAACACATGAagattgttttagctgagatcgtttaaaatcagccttttttcataaaatagaatttaaaaaaaaacatttaaaaaaaaagatttgcataaaaaaataaaataaaaaaggaagtgGCCAGGGACGCtgaacatgtttctttttttactcggccttaagATAAAAAGAGATTTTATGGAGGCTATGTCCTCTGCTGTTTCCCTGGTCTTGGCCATGGTGCCttctcaaaagtttcccatagctATAAGATGTTCCACtgtaagtgccctttgcaaactgaaactggccttgccctctcaaagatgaaactccaagCCTGGCTGGAAATATCCAGCTTATTGTGGAGTTGTTTGATCAAATAACAGTTCTGTTTAAGGATTGTTTATGAATGATATCGTGTTTACTTTGTATTGTTTGTAGAAACCAGAAGGTCCAGATGACAGGGGAGCTACAGCGACTGTTAACATCGATACCGATAACGCTCTAGATGCTCAGGCAATCTttgaaaagagaaaagaaattAACAAGGTGAGACTCTTTGATTTGAGGGTCAAGTCTTAAAATCATAGGGGTGTGTCAAGGCTGGATAAGAGCACAGAGGCGGCTGATTTCACGAAGAGCTAAGATTGACCTTAACTGCAAATAAATCGTAGTTGctaaagtaaagtgtgatgtcacaatacaaattacaatggtaatactgaaaatttgtcttgcgatgaattttatagaccttatgcacatgacgtcatttcagtagggcgccctcacctagaggtcaaaaggaggttgttcatcggccaatcctgtgcgccgtgcatacaaatctgtgtgttttgattgtttcgtcaccgtttttccactaagatggccgctggatgacgtcaatgcataaggtctattgctttgtgaaatcggccactggattcaagcttttttgtttctgatcagcagagtgttggtttcaGTCCCGGCCAggacacttttgtccttaagcaagacacttcaccatgaTTGCTTCCTCCTTCGAATGGGACTGAAAGCAAGTGgccctgtgtgttgtgtaacgcgcGTAAAAGAACAcggtgcacttatcgaaaagagaaggggttcgccccggtgttcctggtttgatttgctgcatattgcaccacatcATCTTATCATTACatatggtgctatgtaaaaggagtctagtaggtctcatacttcaaacaaAGGCCTACAATATCTTGCAGGTTAATCCCGAATGTTGAAGTGCCTttgctttataagaagccactattttaGTAGAGGAACAGAAAGTGAGATAAGCTTTATTGTcttcacattttattttaggatctgctgcatattgcgccacatcaTCTGGTAAATCGTTAGatatggtgctatgtaaaaggagtacgtctcatacttcaaacaaAGCCCCACAACACCTTGCAAGTTAATCCCGAATATTggagcgccttgagcgtcactgagtgacggatagggctataaaagaagccactattttAGTCGAGGAACAGAAAGTGAGATAAGCTTTATTGTcttcacattttattttaggaTCTTAAAGATAAAGAGGATGACAAGATTTACAGAGGCATCAACAATTATCACACATACATTGAGAAGAGAGACACAGCTCAAGGAAATGCATCTAGCGGTCATGTCAGGTAAtcttaatttaaagacactggacactaatgctaattgtcaaagaccagtcttctcacttggtacatcccaacatatgcataaaataacaaacctgtgaaaatttgagctcatttggtcgtcgaagttgcgagataattatgaaagaaaaaagcacccttgtcacacaaagctgtgtgcgtttagatggttaatttcgtgacctcaaactctaaatctgaggtctcgaaatcaaattcgtggaaaattacttctttctcgacaactacgtcacttcagagggagctgtttctcacaatgttttatactgtcaacctctccccattactcgtcaccaagtaaggttttaggctaataattattttgagtaattaccagtagtgtccactgccattaaggGTTTCTATACGTTTTGTAGATCctgtttttggccatgacatgaacccCTACTCACTGTGTATGAAGatgctcagttggttgagcccCATAAAATCGGAGGGCGTTGGTTCGAACCCCGCTCTATTCAATtgactttgttcaacccaaatcatTTAATAGATAACACTTTACAACACGTGGTCACTGATATGAAAACCTCAAGTCATTTTGCTGTTTGATCTATCCATTAGTAAACAATGTAACCCCTTTCAACAGGAAGGGTCCCATGAGAGCTCCAGCCAATCTAAGGGCCACAACGAGATGGGACTACGCCCCAGACATCTGTAAAGACTACAAAGAAACTGGGTTCTGTGGGTTCGGAGACAGCTGCAAGTTTATGCACGACCGATCAGACTACAAGTTTGGATGGCAGCTGGAGCGGGAATGGGAAGGTGGCAAATTCAACCAAGATGAAGGTTTGTTGTTTCTGGCTAGTCCTTTTATACTGTTTTAagtctctgttaaaaaaaactcatttgtttgaagctgcttatttgtaatctgcttacttGTAATATTTCACTCATTTAAATTTAACTGTTCTTTTTATGAGCTTGGAGGCTTTTGTATCAGGCGCTTTACAGATGTctgtattaatattattgttatatgtAGAAAAGAGTGGGGAGAAGAAGCTGTCAATCTTCAATACATCgcccaaataaaataaacaggATTGGTGtaacaagatttttatttggggggagggagggaggatGGGGAGGGGCTTGTTCGCTCTGGTTAATCCACTGAATCTCAGGGTTGTACCATGGTGGAAGAAAAtactatttcttcctccatggttgtacctagacaaattttagtggtgggctatAAATTAAATCCACGGGCGAGCGGATCAACATAATTAttcttgggtggatttcacaaaggtagtcctaacttaggactagtcctaggcaatgctaagagataggactgatcccaagttaggaccagtaactcatcctaacttaggactggtcctatctcttagcattgcctaggactagtcctaagttaggactacctttgtgaaatccaccccttgtTTAATTGTTGGGTcattattgctgaagtgcatgatgccaggtttccaaactgttcatgATATTGGGCCATGCAGTAAGTTGAGTGACCTTTtgaccgtgtttttttttttaaaggaacacgttgccttggatcggtcgagttggtctttgaaaagcgttttgtaaccgtttgttgtaaaatgtatatggttagaaatctgtgctgggcggcacaatgtattttggCCACCGGGCTACAACACTGCCTCTGATAACTAGAAAGTTTCTTGTTTTATGTGATTGTTGCAGATATGAGCAAGTATGAAATCCACAGTGACGATGACGATGCACTCCCTTTCAAATGTTTCATCTGCAGAAAGTCATTTGAGAATCCAGTAGTTACAAAGTAAACctcttttctttcttgtttttaattttattttgaagaaagTTATATTTTCTAAAGGATATCAATTCGTTGGATTTAGAAatattcaggcctggaattacatggagaccACTGAGGCCATGGCCTGTGTTGcccatggccttggtgccccatcaaatGTTTCaaatagactttaagatttcccaATGAAAAtccaaaaatgaaaatggccttgcccttgccctctcaaaattgaaattccaggcctgaacatTGTAAAGTTTTTACATTCATTAACTCTGTGAGAAAAACAATTCAAGTGGGCAAgagttattttattgtttgtaagcaCATTTTAgataaatgttgatttttttccaaaaaatgtTGGTAACATTATGATGTTGTTGATGTCTGAAGGATACAGTACTTCATAGTTgtgttttatgtcatgtttactACAGGGAGATCAAAATGAACACCCTCCTCTGACAAAATGTGGTGTTCTTCCTTAGACAGGCAtgatggaagtgtcgtggccgagcggttaagagcaccgaattcaaactctggtgtttctgatcagcagagtgtgggttcgaatccccagccgtgacacttgtgtcctt belongs to Asterias amurensis chromosome 5, ASM3211899v1 and includes:
- the LOC139937728 gene encoding E3 ubiquitin-protein ligase RNF113A-like, with the translated sequence MAESMNPESTQKTTFGFKKRGRLAQSRKRKTSDSDEGSGEDNASAVVRKERRSELLSNPLKQKTKKLQERQKVDYDSRSDNEKSTEKDFRVSYQSTRSAKPEGPDDRGATATVNIDTDNALDAQAIFEKRKEINKDLKDKEDDKIYRGINNYHTYIEKRDTAQGNASSGHVRKGPMRAPANLRATTRWDYAPDICKDYKETGFCGFGDSCKFMHDRSDYKFGWQLEREWEGGKFNQDEDMSKYEIHSDDDDALPFKCFICRKSFENPVVTKCKHYFCEKCALKHYKKSKRCFVCSQQTNGLFNVARDLITKMEKIKNKGNASPDEEAPSDSDDEG